DNA from Lachnospiraceae bacterium C1.1:
GTTAACTTCTTTTATTCCATCTAAAAGACGCATCATGACTTCAGACTCCTTTGATTCACATGGGAAGTCCAATTCAATCAAATTTTTATTCGTTTCTCCAAAAGGAACCGTTTTTGCCAGTTTTAGATTTTTATCCCTGTCCGGCATAGATAATTTTAAGAAATTTATATTGAAGGATCCCTCATCATATCCCTCTTCATCAAAATAACATCCGGCTATCCTGGAAATATTTGCTCTTTTTAATGTCATTCTTCTTGTAAGTTCCAGCATATCATCTCGGTTCAGCATAATTTTAATATTCCTCTCCCTGAGTAAAAAATGGTGCAGAAAAAACTGCACCATTCCAAATCCCTTTATTCGTGGTTCATTCTCCAGTCAATACATCTCTGCAGATAGTCTACATACTCGGGATTCTTACACATTTCTTTACCCTCAGTATCTGAGATCTTCGCAACATCCTGTCCATTGCAGGCAGTTGTCTTCATTACAATGTTAAGAGCCGGAACCGAAGTATCATTTGCAATATATGTACCTATTCCAAAAGCAACCTTTGCCTTACCTTCAAAGTGTCTGAATATTTTATCAGCCTTTTCAAAATCAAGTGAATCCGAGAAGAGTAAAGTCTTTGTCTTTGCATCGAGCCCAAGTTTTTCATAGTGATTCAGCATTTTCTCGCCCCATGCGATGGGATCTCCTGAATCATGACGAACACCTGAGAAAAGAGTTGCAAATGTTAGCTGGAAATCTTTTAAGAAACAATCTGTTGTAATAGCATCTGTCAAAGCTATTCCGTTTAAAACGCCATATTCTTTTACCCATGCATTCAGTGCATACCAGTTACTGTATGCAGGGTTATGTTTATGATTTCCCTGACCTGTAGCCATGATCCATTCATGTGCCATTGTACCTACAGGTGTTATATTATATTTTTTTGCAAGATAAACATTACTTGTTCCTATAAACTTAGATCTTACACCTTCTATACCATTAAGTTCGACAAGCTTCCTGACAGCAAGTTCCTGTGCCTCAGCTGACAGACGACGTCTTATACCAAATTCAGAGAAAACATTTATGCATAATTCGTTATTCTTAAGCTTGTTAAATTTATCCTCAAGACGATCCTTAAAGCTTACAAGCAATTTATCATAATTATAATTCATGCGGAAATATGTCTCATTAACAATTGCAAGCGCAGGGATTTCATACATTGATGTATTAAGCCATGTTCCCTTGGTTTCAATTGAAAGACCACATTCAGCATTATTACTTATTTCGAAATCCTCATAGCGTGGTTTCCAGATACGCAGGAAATCAATATATGAACCCTTTATCCATTTTATATTATCGAGATATTGGAGCTCATCCTCTGTGAATTTAAGGCTGCAATATGCCTTGATCTGTTCTTTAATTTCCTCAACCATTTCCGGCGTAAAATGAACATCTTTATTTCTGCATTTAAATGTCCAGGTTGTTTTGTAATCCGGAAACTGATGATAAATAGCCTGCCCCATAGAAAATTTATATAAATCTGTTTCTAAGAGTGAATTGATGATCTGATGTAAAACCATTGTTAATAGTTCCTTTCTTTTTCATTAGTTTGCTTGCTTATATTTAGAAAACCGCATTGGATGCGAGTTTAGTCATATTTTCTCCAGGGTTCTTTACCTTCGTTTGAAATATGTATGTGTGTTGCTTTCATCGCATTTAATGCAGTATCGTGTCCCTCCGGACTGATTCCCGCACAGCATGCCGCGTCTACACATATAGGAATATTAGGTAAATATGCTTTTGTAACCATCGCATTACTGATAACGCAGACAT
Protein-coding regions in this window:
- the pncB gene encoding nicotinate phosphoribosyltransferase; protein product: MVLHQIINSLLETDLYKFSMGQAIYHQFPDYKTTWTFKCRNKDVHFTPEMVEEIKEQIKAYCSLKFTEDELQYLDNIKWIKGSYIDFLRIWKPRYEDFEISNNAECGLSIETKGTWLNTSMYEIPALAIVNETYFRMNYNYDKLLVSFKDRLEDKFNKLKNNELCINVFSEFGIRRRLSAEAQELAVRKLVELNGIEGVRSKFIGTSNVYLAKKYNITPVGTMAHEWIMATGQGNHKHNPAYSNWYALNAWVKEYGVLNGIALTDAITTDCFLKDFQLTFATLFSGVRHDSGDPIAWGEKMLNHYEKLGLDAKTKTLLFSDSLDFEKADKIFRHFEGKAKVAFGIGTYIANDTSVPALNIVMKTTACNGQDVAKISDTEGKEMCKNPEYVDYLQRCIDWRMNHE